Proteins from a genomic interval of Oceanispirochaeta crateris:
- the udp gene encoding uridine phosphorylase gives MKKKLTEDKVFYHVKLSKAMLSGALTAVLPGDPGRVEKTARMIDPDAVFLVSNREYTSWLADLSGHKVLVCSTGIGGPSVSICMEELAALGITSFYRIGTTGAIQDHIKIGDLIITTGSVRLDGASTHYAPIEYPAVADFDLTLSLLQAASNLDIPHHKGISASSDTFYPGQERYDTFTSYVPMRFQGSLNEWKQLNVLNYEMESSTLLTIASVFGVKAAMVASVIALRGKQETPDDKILPLAEKRLADCIREALSLHLTGDSYS, from the coding sequence ATGAAAAAAAAGTTGACTGAGGATAAGGTTTTCTATCATGTCAAATTGAGTAAAGCCATGCTGTCGGGTGCGCTTACTGCTGTCCTTCCCGGAGATCCCGGAAGAGTTGAAAAAACCGCCCGTATGATTGATCCAGATGCTGTTTTTCTGGTGTCCAACAGAGAGTATACGTCCTGGCTGGCAGATCTTTCCGGCCATAAGGTTCTTGTTTGTTCCACAGGCATCGGCGGGCCCTCCGTGTCCATATGCATGGAAGAACTGGCCGCTTTGGGCATCACCTCGTTTTACCGCATTGGAACAACCGGAGCTATTCAGGACCATATTAAAATCGGTGATCTCATCATCACTACAGGCTCTGTCAGGCTTGATGGGGCTTCGACTCACTACGCTCCAATTGAATATCCGGCAGTTGCAGATTTTGATTTGACCCTCTCTTTGCTCCAGGCTGCCTCCAATTTGGATATACCTCATCATAAGGGCATCAGTGCTTCCAGCGATACATTCTATCCGGGGCAGGAGCGTTACGATACCTTCACATCTTATGTTCCCATGAGGTTTCAGGGGAGCCTGAATGAATGGAAACAACTGAATGTTCTGAATTATGAGATGGAATCGTCAACCCTCCTGACAATTGCCTCCGTATTCGGCGTAAAAGCCGCCATGGTTGCCTCTGTTATCGCCTTGAGAGGGAAGCAGGAAACGCCGGATGATAAAATCCTTCCCTTGGCAGAAAAGCGTCTGGCGGACTGCATTCGAGAGGCTCTTTCCCTCCATCTGACAGGTGACAGCTACTCCTAA
- the rsmG gene encoding 16S rRNA (guanine(527)-N(7))-methyltransferase RsmG yields MGILENGLARMGLTPDAAKVALLEKYIAELELWNPRYGLVNAEGDDLIIRHILDSLAGVKAMQGLGPSLVADIGSGAGLPGIPLAIMLPHIRFHLVERSGKRTGFLRNIILTLGLTNVSVLEESMENLREKYELVTFRGFSPFENKLIKQLKKILCEEKGTVLAYKGRQKQIDEELEALEDDPEREISIMAVDVPFLEEERHLVIMHLH; encoded by the coding sequence ATGGGAATTCTGGAAAATGGTCTCGCACGGATGGGACTGACACCGGACGCTGCTAAGGTGGCTCTCCTGGAGAAATATATCGCGGAACTGGAACTGTGGAATCCGCGGTATGGTCTTGTCAATGCCGAAGGGGATGATCTGATCATCCGTCATATCCTGGATTCGTTAGCCGGGGTCAAAGCAATGCAGGGCTTGGGTCCCTCCCTTGTTGCCGATATTGGTTCCGGCGCCGGACTCCCCGGCATCCCTCTGGCCATTATGCTGCCACATATACGCTTTCATCTTGTGGAACGGTCAGGGAAAAGGACTGGTTTTTTAAGGAATATCATCCTGACCCTGGGGTTGACCAATGTCTCTGTTCTTGAAGAGTCTATGGAAAACTTGAGAGAGAAGTATGAACTTGTCACCTTTAGGGGATTTTCTCCCTTTGAAAATAAACTGATTAAACAACTCAAGAAGATTCTTTGTGAAGAGAAGGGGACTGTGTTGGCCTACAAAGGCAGACAAAAGCAAATAGACGAAGAACTGGAAGCCCTGGAAGATGATCCTGAGAGAGAAATTTCAATCATGGCGGTGGATGTTCCCTTCCTGGAAGAAGAACGTCATCTGGTTATAATGCATTTGCACTAG
- a CDS encoding leucine-rich repeat domain-containing protein, whose protein sequence is MTSGSTTLAAESFRQILSQGPYSKIEQLLKIVGRDSFQLIDVLIRDSRLLPSGELEVPPFFKSDGKFSPYSLYSFWTMVSYLREKPLWYYHLESFCLDGAPQEELFKFPSELLNCPVLKTLTIRNAGLRQIPEDVLKMRRLRALDVSCNRISCLPSGIGSLRQLVYFNAADNDLKELPLQLGSLRKLQILNLSGNKIGSLGNLLESLVGLKKLNLSGNCLEKLPIGLNSLNQLERIQLAYNDLSAEDEAVWEEGDFSQIPGHQWHFSF, encoded by the coding sequence ATGACTTCCGGCAGCACGACTCTTGCCGCAGAATCTTTCCGTCAGATTTTGTCTCAAGGACCTTATTCAAAAATTGAACAGCTCTTGAAAATAGTAGGACGGGATAGTTTTCAGCTCATAGATGTGCTGATTCGAGACAGCAGGCTTCTTCCATCTGGGGAACTTGAAGTACCACCTTTTTTTAAAAGTGACGGTAAGTTCTCTCCTTATTCTCTTTATTCCTTCTGGACCATGGTTTCCTACCTCCGGGAAAAACCTCTTTGGTACTATCATCTAGAATCGTTCTGTCTGGATGGGGCCCCCCAGGAGGAATTGTTTAAATTTCCCTCTGAATTGCTGAATTGCCCAGTTCTCAAGACCTTAACAATCAGGAATGCCGGTCTACGGCAGATTCCTGAAGATGTTCTGAAAATGAGGCGGCTAAGGGCGCTTGATGTTAGTTGTAACAGAATCAGCTGCCTGCCTTCAGGGATAGGCAGTCTCCGGCAATTGGTGTATTTTAATGCTGCTGACAATGATTTGAAAGAACTCCCTTTACAACTGGGAAGTCTTCGGAAATTGCAGATTTTGAATCTTTCAGGAAACAAAATTGGATCACTAGGCAATCTGCTTGAGTCCCTTGTAGGCCTCAAAAAGCTTAATCTCAGTGGGAATTGTCTTGAAAAACTACCGATCGGGTTAAATTCTCTGAATCAGCTGGAGCGAATACAACTGGCCTACAATGATTTGAGTGCAGAAGATGAAGCTGTCTGGGAAGAAGGAGATTTCTCTCAAATCCCAGGTCACCAATGGCATTTTTCTTTTTAA
- a CDS encoding lysophospholipid acyltransferase family protein, which translates to MIDLSPLERYETPPHFKETLSRFFLGRRLSLNTAVAKIVLQCRGLSKKGQFTSAEYYAASDRLRNVFESHGARFEITGLQNLKQDQPCVIVANHMSLLETQVLPWVVGSFNPVSIVMKKSLYDSWIFHPVAVATQCISLTRKNLRADIDVIMKEGVEYLNQGRSILLFPEGTRKKYFCREEFNSLGIKLAVRAGVKVIPIALKTDFLVNGKYISDYGTLHPERKVHIHIGEALTVEGRGKKEHQVVLDFLETNLKSWGVEIKEKGDGS; encoded by the coding sequence ATGATTGATTTATCCCCTCTGGAACGATATGAAACTCCTCCTCATTTCAAGGAGACCTTGAGCCGTTTCTTTCTTGGAAGAAGGTTGTCCTTAAATACAGCTGTAGCTAAAATTGTTTTACAATGCCGCGGACTCAGTAAGAAAGGCCAATTTACGAGTGCGGAATATTATGCGGCATCCGACCGCCTTAGAAATGTTTTTGAGAGTCATGGAGCTAGGTTCGAAATTACAGGACTTCAAAATCTAAAACAGGATCAACCCTGTGTCATCGTTGCCAATCATATGAGCCTACTGGAAACTCAAGTGCTCCCATGGGTCGTCGGCAGTTTCAACCCCGTATCTATAGTGATGAAGAAAAGCCTCTATGATTCATGGATCTTTCATCCCGTTGCTGTCGCAACTCAGTGTATTTCTCTCACCAGAAAGAATCTGAGAGCGGATATTGATGTGATCATGAAAGAGGGTGTTGAGTACTTGAACCAGGGGCGGTCTATCCTCCTTTTTCCCGAGGGGACAAGGAAGAAATACTTCTGCAGGGAGGAGTTTAATTCCCTGGGAATAAAGCTGGCAGTCCGTGCCGGAGTGAAGGTCATACCCATTGCCTTAAAAACCGACTTTTTAGTGAATGGAAAGTATATTTCTGACTATGGAACCTTACATCCTGAGCGGAAAGTGCATATTCATATTGGTGAAGCTCTAACGGTAGAGGGTAGGGGCAAGAAAGAACACCAGGTCGTATTGGATTTTCTGGAAACCAATCTTAAATCCTGGGGAGTCGAAATAAAAGAAAAAGGGGACGGGTCATGA
- a CDS encoding gamma carbonic anhydrase family protein, producing MIYSLKGKAPTIDKGAGFIAPSADIIGEAVIAEGVNIWFNAVIRADMDSISIGRNTNIQDCAVIHTDYGMPTSIGEGVTVGHTAVIHGCTIGDNCLIGMGAVVLNGAQIGPDSLVGAGSMVPQGLIVPPRSLVLGSPAKVVKELKPGMIDAIRKNSAAYLSNSKDYLEELATR from the coding sequence ATGATATATTCATTAAAAGGAAAGGCTCCAACCATAGATAAGGGGGCAGGATTTATAGCTCCCAGTGCGGATATTATTGGTGAGGCTGTGATTGCCGAGGGTGTGAACATCTGGTTCAATGCGGTTATCAGGGCCGATATGGATTCAATCAGCATAGGCAGGAATACAAATATTCAGGATTGTGCGGTCATCCATACGGATTATGGTATGCCCACCAGCATAGGCGAAGGGGTGACCGTAGGCCATACAGCTGTTATTCACGGTTGTACAATTGGAGATAACTGCCTTATTGGAATGGGTGCTGTTGTTTTGAATGGTGCTCAAATAGGTCCTGATTCTCTCGTCGGGGCCGGTAGCATGGTCCCCCAGGGACTGATTGTCCCTCCCCGGTCTCTCGTCCTTGGTTCCCCAGCAAAAGTTGTCAAGGAATTAAAACCCGGTATGATTGATGCTATCCGAAAAAACAGTGCCGCATATCTTTCTAACAGTAAAGATTACCTAGAGGAACTGGCCACACGCTGA
- a CDS encoding DnaB-like helicase C-terminal domain-containing protein, whose amino-acid sequence MVKKELTEKSPLRSLEKAVNGGLGKGNIAVIASKQGIGKTACLVHIATDKLMRNKHVIHVSYANKVDHIVNWYEDIFTEISKKRSLEGAMDVHNDIIHNRVIMNFSQKGIPVSQVLASVKAMMDNGQVGTDAIIIDGFDFTIGTAEDIKKFKDFALEEQIELWFSDSYKGEENFQDERGIPKNLVKALDDISVVLTLRAEQNYMVLKLVKDHKSIVSEDLQLKLDPKTLLIAEV is encoded by the coding sequence ATGGTAAAAAAAGAACTGACAGAAAAGAGCCCCCTCAGAAGCCTTGAAAAGGCCGTGAATGGGGGGCTTGGAAAAGGAAATATTGCAGTCATAGCTTCTAAGCAGGGTATTGGTAAGACGGCCTGTCTCGTCCATATCGCTACTGATAAGCTGATGCGGAACAAGCATGTTATACATGTTTCCTATGCAAATAAAGTAGACCATATTGTAAATTGGTATGAAGATATTTTCACAGAGATCTCAAAGAAGAGAAGTCTTGAAGGGGCAATGGATGTCCATAATGACATAATCCATAACAGAGTCATCATGAACTTCAGTCAGAAAGGGATTCCTGTAAGTCAGGTACTGGCCAGTGTTAAAGCCATGATGGACAATGGCCAGGTGGGAACCGACGCTATCATCATTGATGGTTTTGATTTTACAATTGGTACAGCCGAAGATATTAAAAAGTTTAAAGATTTTGCCCTTGAAGAGCAGATTGAACTCTGGTTCAGTGACTCATATAAAGGGGAAGAAAATTTTCAGGATGAACGGGGCATTCCCAAAAACCTGGTAAAAGCCCTGGATGATATATCTGTTGTACTGACCCTTCGGGCAGAACAGAATTACATGGTTTTGAAACTTGTGAAAGATCACAAAAGTATAGTTTCTGAAGACCTCCAACTTAAGCTGGACCCCAAAACTCTTCTCATTGCAGAAGTGTAA
- the fusA gene encoding elongation factor G, giving the protein MSADITKMRNIGISAHIDSGKTTLTERILFYCQKIHAIHEVRGKDGVGATMDSMELERERGITIASAATNVNWKGHDINIIDTPGHVDFTIEVERALRVLDGAVLVLCSVGGVQSQSITVDRQLKRYGVPRIAFVNKSDRTGANPYKVCDQLREKLNLNSVMMQVPIGLEEKLEGVIDLVRMKAIYFDGHDGESIRIEEIPEALKAEADERREMMLDAVSMFNEEIMEHMMEETEIPEELLHETIRKAVIAQDLVPVYLGSAYKNKGVQEMMDAVLRYLPAPPDVENKALDLDNDEAEVVLPSDRSKPPVALAFKLEDGQYGQLTYIRVYQGIVKKGSELINVRNGRKFKVGRLVRMHSNNMEDIVEAPAGDIVALFGIECASGDTFCSPDLNLSMTSMFVPNAVISLSIRPVDKSASDKMAKALNRFTKEDPTFRTHVDPESNETIVSGMGELHLEVYIERMKREYQAEVITGAPQVAYREAISQAADFNYTHKKQTGGSGQYARVAGTMEPLDTNGEKDYEFENKIKGGAIPTEYIPSCDKGFQAAMLKGSLIGAPVVGVKMSITDGQFHAVDSSDQAFQTAALGAFREAYKKAKPIILEPIMKVSVEGPTEFQGNIFGTLNQRRGMIVASNDEGNYSVVEAEVPLSEMFGYSTVLRSSTQGKAEFTMEFAKYGRVPSSVTEDLIKKYEEERKAQQK; this is encoded by the coding sequence ATGAGTGCAGATATCACGAAAATGCGTAATATCGGAATCAGCGCCCACATCGACTCAGGTAAAACTACACTGACAGAAAGAATCCTGTTCTACTGTCAGAAAATTCATGCCATTCACGAAGTTAGAGGTAAAGATGGGGTTGGAGCCACAATGGACTCCATGGAGCTGGAAAGAGAGAGAGGGATCACCATTGCATCGGCGGCAACCAATGTTAACTGGAAAGGTCATGATATTAATATCATTGATACTCCCGGTCACGTTGACTTTACTATTGAAGTAGAGCGTGCCCTGCGTGTATTGGACGGAGCCGTACTGGTTCTCTGTTCTGTCGGTGGTGTTCAGTCACAGTCTATTACTGTTGACCGCCAGCTGAAAAGATACGGCGTTCCCCGAATTGCTTTTGTGAACAAGAGTGACAGAACGGGTGCTAATCCTTACAAAGTTTGTGATCAGCTGAGAGAAAAACTGAACCTGAACTCTGTTATGATGCAGGTTCCTATTGGACTGGAAGAAAAACTGGAAGGTGTTATTGACCTCGTCAGAATGAAAGCCATTTACTTTGACGGTCATGATGGTGAATCTATCAGAATCGAAGAAATCCCAGAAGCACTCAAGGCTGAAGCGGATGAACGGCGTGAAATGATGCTGGATGCAGTGTCTATGTTCAATGAAGAGATCATGGAACATATGATGGAAGAAACCGAAATTCCAGAAGAGCTGCTTCATGAGACCATCCGAAAGGCCGTCATTGCCCAGGATTTGGTCCCCGTATACCTCGGATCTGCCTATAAGAATAAAGGTGTACAGGAAATGATGGATGCGGTTCTCCGTTATCTACCTGCTCCTCCAGATGTTGAAAACAAAGCTCTTGATTTGGATAATGACGAAGCAGAAGTTGTTCTTCCTTCCGATCGTTCCAAGCCCCCTGTGGCGCTGGCATTTAAGCTGGAAGACGGACAGTACGGGCAGTTGACCTATATCCGTGTTTACCAGGGTATTGTTAAAAAAGGTTCCGAACTGATCAATGTCAGAAATGGAAGAAAGTTCAAGGTTGGTCGTCTTGTAAGAATGCACTCCAATAACATGGAAGACATTGTAGAAGCACCAGCTGGAGACATCGTTGCTCTCTTTGGTATAGAGTGTGCTTCCGGAGATACTTTCTGTTCTCCTGATTTGAACCTTTCCATGACATCCATGTTCGTTCCTAATGCGGTTATCTCTTTGTCTATCAGACCTGTTGATAAGTCTGCATCAGACAAGATGGCCAAAGCGCTGAACAGATTTACTAAAGAAGACCCCACATTCAGGACTCATGTCGATCCCGAATCCAACGAAACCATTGTTTCCGGAATGGGTGAGCTTCACCTTGAAGTTTATATTGAGAGAATGAAAAGAGAGTATCAGGCGGAAGTTATTACCGGTGCTCCCCAGGTTGCCTACCGAGAAGCCATCTCACAGGCCGCCGATTTCAACTATACCCATAAGAAACAGACTGGTGGTTCCGGTCAGTACGCCCGTGTTGCGGGTACAATGGAGCCTCTGGATACTAATGGTGAAAAAGATTATGAGTTTGAAAACAAAATCAAAGGAGGGGCTATTCCTACAGAATATATTCCTTCCTGTGATAAGGGTTTTCAGGCTGCCATGCTGAAAGGTTCTCTCATTGGAGCTCCTGTTGTCGGTGTTAAAATGTCTATCACAGATGGTCAGTTTCATGCAGTTGACTCTTCAGACCAGGCCTTCCAGACAGCTGCATTAGGTGCATTCCGGGAAGCGTATAAGAAAGCTAAACCAATTATTCTCGAACCCATCATGAAGGTATCTGTTGAAGGTCCTACAGAATTTCAAGGAAATATTTTTGGTACACTCAACCAGAGACGTGGTATGATTGTAGCTTCTAATGATGAAGGGAACTACAGCGTCGTAGAAGCAGAGGTTCCTCTGAGCGAAATGTTCGGTTACTCCACTGTGCTTCGTTCTTCTACTCAGGGTAAAGCCGAGTTCACAATGGAATTTGCCAAGTACGGCCGTGTTCCTTCAAGTGTGACTGAAGACTTGATCAAAAAGTATGAAGAGGAAAGGAAAGCCCAGCAGAAATAA
- a CDS encoding tetratricopeptide repeat protein, translating to MISVITGKNKKNLSGNQVHDRNAILKEANKRLASNPKDTQALTALADLHFAEQNYPQAMKTYGILLGLCATNSRLDEQKINLNFGLSAMKAKVWSEAYKSLTIARTKEPENFEINSSLGVLEYRRKNYEKSVAYLHQALKSVSNDHDSQRYCGLSLYKLRRFNEAVGYLRNSATGHPDDKEILFALARSLYELSQMEQALKIFSHLRADPDWGPSSALYSGTVNKQKKEYEKAIMDFEIGLKHKQIAEDVLLELKYRLADCYNQISELDKALGELNDLYGINPKYKDVDIQRKKIKELTGNRNLQTYLISPISEFITLCRRLTLMLFPKTRIKVVDISVHKNEFIDILAEVKARKWEDLIVFRFYREEGKVGDFSVRELYAHVKEVHAGRGFCITAGEFSDEANQFVEARLIDLLPKEKLMKLLNKLKTSSQPSANAL from the coding sequence ATGATATCTGTCATTACCGGAAAGAATAAGAAAAATCTTTCTGGAAATCAGGTACATGATAGAAATGCCATTCTAAAAGAAGCAAACAAGAGACTGGCAAGCAACCCCAAAGATACCCAGGCTCTAACAGCCTTAGCGGATCTTCACTTTGCAGAACAGAATTATCCCCAGGCCATGAAAACATACGGCATCTTACTGGGGCTCTGTGCCACCAATTCCAGACTGGACGAACAGAAAATCAACCTCAATTTCGGTCTTTCCGCAATGAAAGCCAAGGTATGGTCAGAAGCCTACAAGAGCCTTACTATCGCCCGAACGAAGGAACCGGAAAACTTTGAAATCAATTCTTCCCTGGGAGTTTTGGAGTATAGACGGAAAAATTATGAAAAATCCGTGGCCTACCTTCATCAGGCCCTGAAATCGGTCAGCAATGACCATGACTCTCAACGATACTGCGGACTCAGTCTGTACAAACTGAGAAGATTCAATGAAGCCGTTGGCTACCTGCGGAATTCCGCTACTGGACATCCCGACGACAAAGAGATTCTCTTTGCCCTGGCCCGGTCTCTTTATGAATTATCCCAGATGGAGCAGGCCTTAAAAATCTTCAGTCATCTAAGAGCAGATCCCGACTGGGGCCCCAGTTCAGCCCTGTACAGCGGGACTGTGAACAAACAGAAAAAAGAATATGAAAAAGCGATCATGGACTTCGAAATTGGACTGAAACACAAACAGATTGCTGAAGATGTTCTTCTTGAACTCAAATACAGGCTGGCTGACTGCTATAATCAAATTTCAGAACTGGATAAAGCCTTGGGCGAGCTCAATGATCTATATGGCATCAACCCCAAATACAAAGACGTTGATATCCAGCGCAAGAAAATAAAAGAACTCACAGGCAACAGAAACTTACAAACCTATCTGATTTCTCCTATCTCCGAATTCATTACACTTTGCCGGCGTTTAACCTTGATGCTCTTTCCCAAAACGAGGATTAAAGTAGTGGATATATCAGTCCATAAGAATGAGTTTATTGACATTCTGGCGGAAGTAAAAGCCAGAAAATGGGAAGATCTGATCGTCTTCCGCTTTTATAGGGAAGAAGGAAAAGTCGGCGATTTTTCTGTGAGAGAGCTCTATGCCCATGTCAAGGAAGTTCATGCAGGGCGCGGTTTCTGTATTACTGCGGGAGAGTTTTCAGACGAAGCCAATCAGTTTGTTGAAGCCCGTCTCATAGACCTTCTGCCAAAAGAAAAGTTGATGAAACTGCTAAACAAACTGAAAACGAGCAGCCAGCCTAGTGCAAATGCATTATAA